The following coding sequences lie in one Arachis hypogaea cultivar Tifrunner chromosome 4, arahy.Tifrunner.gnm2.J5K5, whole genome shotgun sequence genomic window:
- the LOC112796351 gene encoding calmodulin-binding transcription activator 5 isoform X1 — MMMAQQPSLTGQLVGSEIHGFHTLQDLDVENTMEEAKSRWLRPNEIHAILSNSKYFTIHVKPVNKPKSGRIILFDRKMLRNFRKDGYNWKKKNDGKTVKEAHEHLKVGNEERIHVYYAHGQDNPGLVRRCYWLLDKRLEHIVLVHYRETQESQVSPVTPVNSHSSSASDQPWLSEELDSGTNTAYASGFNDNLTVESHEMKLHELNTLEWDDLVLSNDNTSTIATSGNVQSFNQQNQSFLKGSSGNVASNLVPEIHSFSKLAQPIVESNSVPYSIPDSVDFQRTSPISLAGVDSSNTLVNPSLQSQDSFGMWINNMISDSPPCSVESALESSISSSVQGQYSSLVAGNQLSSLPEQVFTITDVSPTWASSTEKTKILVTGLFHNDYQHLAKSNLYCVCSDASIPVETVQLGVYRCWVSPHSPGFVNLYLSFDGRKPISQVVNFEYRTPLLHNPTAFMEQKYDWEEFRLQIRLTNLLFDTKKSLDIFSSKVSPKSLKEARKFAFKTSFISKSWQYLMKSTEENTIPFPQAKDDLFQIALKNRLKEWLLERISLGVKTTEHDKQGQGVIHLCAILGYTWAVSLFSWSGLSLDFRDKFGWTALHWAAYYGREKMVGTLLSFGAKPNLVTDPTPQNPGGCTAADLAYIKGYDGLAAYLSEKSLVEQVNDMNLAGNISGPLETTTVDIGNTENLTEDQLYLKETLASYRTAAEAAARIQSAFREHSLKLRSMKIESLSPEDQERQIVAAMKIQHAFRNYETRKTMAAAARIQYRYRTFKLRREFLHMKRQVIRIQAAFRGFQARKQYRKIIWSVGVLEKVILRWRLKRKGFRGLQVNPDQEMKDETQGSDIEEDFFRTSRKQAEERVERSVVRVQAMFRSKKAQEEYRRMKLAHNQAQLELEFEELLICGDDMITEKQ, encoded by the exons ATGATGATGGCGCAGCAACCAAGCTTAACGGGTCAACTTGTGGGTTCAGAGATACATGGCTTCCACACATTGCAAG ACCTGGATGTTGAAAACACCATGGAGGAAGCAAAGAGCAGATGGCTTCGTCCCAATGAGATTCATGCTATACTCTCAAATTCCAAATATTTCACTATCCATGTCAAGCCAGTGAATAAGCCCAAAA GTGGTCGTATTATATTATTTGACCGCAAAATGCTTAGGAACTTTCGAAAAGATGGGTACAActggaagaagaaaaatgatGGGAAAACAGTTAAAGAAGCACATGAGCACTTAAAA GTTGGTAACGAAGAAAGGATACACGTATATTATGCACATGGCCAAGATAACCCAGGACTTGTTCGTAGATGTTATTGGTTGCTTGATAA gAGGCTGGAGCACATAGTCCTTGTTCATTACCGTGAAACACAAGAG TCACAAGTTTCTCCTGTCACACCTGTAAATTCTCATTCTAGTTCAGCCTCTGACCAACCATGGTTATCAGAAGAATTAGACTCAGGGACCAACACTGCTTATGCCAGTG GATTTAATGACAATTTGACGGTTGAGAGTCATGAAATGAAGCTTCATGAGCTTAATACACTTGAATGGGATGACCTCGTGCTTTCAAACGACAACACCTCTACAATAGCCACTAGTG GAAATGTTCAATCCTTTAATCAACAAAACCAAAGTTTTCTGAAAGGGAGCTCTGGCAAT GTAGCAAGCAATTTGGTTCCAGAAATTCATTCTTTCAGTAAGTTAGCTCAGCCAATTGTTGAGAGCAATAGTGTTCCTTACAGTATTCCAGATAGTGTTGATTTTCAGAGGACTTCTCCTATCTCTTTAGCTGGTGTTGATTCCTCGAACACTTTGGTAAATCCAAGCTTGCAAAGTCAGGACAGCTTTGGAATGTGGATAAACAATATGATATCTGATTCGCCACCTTGTTCTGTTGAGTCAGCTCTTGAATCCTCAATTTCTTCGTCGGTTCAGGGGCAATATTCATCACTGGTGGCTGGTAATCAGCTATCTTCTCTGCCTGAACAAGTATTTACTATCACTGATGTGTCCCCGACATGGGCTTCTTCCACCGAGAAAACTAAG ATCCTTGTAACTGGTTTATTTCATAATGACTATCAACACCTTGCAAAGTCCAATCTATATTGTGTCTGCAGTGATGCAAGTATTCCTGTAGAAACTGTTCAGCTTGGAGTCTACCGATGCTGGGTATCACCGCATTCTCCTGGATTTGTGAATCTCTACTTGAGCTTTGATGGCCGTAAACCAATTAGTCAAGTTGTTAACTTTGAGTATCGGACACCACTATTGCACAATCCTACTGCTTTTATGGAACAGAAATACGACTGGGAAGAATTTCGACTTCAAATTAGGCTTACTAATTTGCTTTTTGATACAAAAAAGAGCCTTGATATTTTCTCTAGTAAAGTGTCACCCAAGTCGCTGAAAGAGGCTAGGAAATTTGCCTTTAAAACATCTTTTATTTCTAAAAGCTGGCAATACCTGATGAAATCAACTGAGGAAAATACAATTCCATTTCCACAAGCAAAAGATGACTTGTTTCAAATTGCTTTGAAAAACAGATTAAAGGAATGGCTTTTGGAACGAATCAGCTTAGGTGTTAAGACTACTGAACATGATAAACAAGGGCAAGGAGTAATTCATTTGTGTGCAATTCTGGGATATACTTGGGctgtttctttattttcatgGTCCGGCTTGTCTCTTGATTTCCGTGACAAATTTGGATGGACAGCTCTACACTGGGCAGCATATTATGGAAG GGAGAAAATGGTTGGAACTCTTTTGTCTTTTGGGGCAAAGCCAAATTTGGTCACAGATCCAACTCCCCAAAATCCTGGTGGATGTACTGCTGCTGATCTTGCTTATATTAAGGGCTATGATGGGTTAGCGGCTTATCTTTCAGAAAAGTCTCTGGTCGAGCAAGTCAATGACATGAACCTAGCCGGAAATATCAGTGGCCCACTGGAAACCACCACAGTGGATATAGGAAACACTGAGAACCTTACCGAGGACCAACTCTATCTCAAGGAGACACTGGCATCTTACCGCACTGCAGCTGAGGCAGCAGCACGGATACAATCTGCATTTAGGGAGCACTCTCTAAAATTGCGAtctatgaaaattgaatctttaagTCCAGAGGATCAAGAACGCCAAATAGTGGCAGCAATGAAGATCCAGCATGCTTTCCGCAACTATGAGACAAGGAAAACGATGGCAGCCGCTGCTCGAATCCAATATAGATACCGTACATTTAAGTTGAGAAGAGAATTTCTCCACATGAAACGCCAGGTTATTAGAATTCAG GCTGCTTTCAGGGGATTTCAAGCCAGGAAGCAATATCGCAAAATTATTTGGTCTGTTGGAGTGCTTGAGAAAGTAATCCTGCGTTGGCGTTTGAAGAGAAAAGGTTTCCGTGGTCTCCAGGTCAATCCTGACCAAGAAATGAAAGATGAGACACAGGGAAGCGACATAGAGGAGGACTTCTTTAGGACTAGTAGGAAACAAGCTGAAGAACGTGTTGAGAGGTCTGTCGTGCGTGTACAAGCCATGTTCCGTTCTAAGAAGGCACAAGAAGAGTACAGAAGGATGAAGCTGGCACATAATCAAGCACAG CTGGAGCTTGAATTTGAAGAACTACTGATTTGTGGAGATGACATGATAACGGAGAAGCAGTAA
- the LOC112796351 gene encoding calmodulin-binding transcription activator 5 isoform X2, with protein sequence MISLDCVPAVNLLIISLDLFFSIDLDVENTMEEAKSRWLRPNEIHAILSNSKYFTIHVKPVNKPKSGRIILFDRKMLRNFRKDGYNWKKKNDGKTVKEAHEHLKVGNEERIHVYYAHGQDNPGLVRRCYWLLDKRLEHIVLVHYRETQESQVSPVTPVNSHSSSASDQPWLSEELDSGTNTAYASGFNDNLTVESHEMKLHELNTLEWDDLVLSNDNTSTIATSGNVQSFNQQNQSFLKGSSGNVASNLVPEIHSFSKLAQPIVESNSVPYSIPDSVDFQRTSPISLAGVDSSNTLVNPSLQSQDSFGMWINNMISDSPPCSVESALESSISSSVQGQYSSLVAGNQLSSLPEQVFTITDVSPTWASSTEKTKILVTGLFHNDYQHLAKSNLYCVCSDASIPVETVQLGVYRCWVSPHSPGFVNLYLSFDGRKPISQVVNFEYRTPLLHNPTAFMEQKYDWEEFRLQIRLTNLLFDTKKSLDIFSSKVSPKSLKEARKFAFKTSFISKSWQYLMKSTEENTIPFPQAKDDLFQIALKNRLKEWLLERISLGVKTTEHDKQGQGVIHLCAILGYTWAVSLFSWSGLSLDFRDKFGWTALHWAAYYGREKMVGTLLSFGAKPNLVTDPTPQNPGGCTAADLAYIKGYDGLAAYLSEKSLVEQVNDMNLAGNISGPLETTTVDIGNTENLTEDQLYLKETLASYRTAAEAAARIQSAFREHSLKLRSMKIESLSPEDQERQIVAAMKIQHAFRNYETRKTMAAAARIQYRYRTFKLRREFLHMKRQVIRIQAAFRGFQARKQYRKIIWSVGVLEKVILRWRLKRKGFRGLQVNPDQEMKDETQGSDIEEDFFRTSRKQAEERVERSVVRVQAMFRSKKAQEEYRRMKLAHNQAQLELEFEELLICGDDMITEKQ encoded by the exons ATGATTTCTCTTGATTGTGTGCCAGCGGTCAACCTATTAATCATTTCTCTTGATTTGTTTTTCTCAATAGACCTGGATGTTGAAAACACCATGGAGGAAGCAAAGAGCAGATGGCTTCGTCCCAATGAGATTCATGCTATACTCTCAAATTCCAAATATTTCACTATCCATGTCAAGCCAGTGAATAAGCCCAAAA GTGGTCGTATTATATTATTTGACCGCAAAATGCTTAGGAACTTTCGAAAAGATGGGTACAActggaagaagaaaaatgatGGGAAAACAGTTAAAGAAGCACATGAGCACTTAAAA GTTGGTAACGAAGAAAGGATACACGTATATTATGCACATGGCCAAGATAACCCAGGACTTGTTCGTAGATGTTATTGGTTGCTTGATAA gAGGCTGGAGCACATAGTCCTTGTTCATTACCGTGAAACACAAGAG TCACAAGTTTCTCCTGTCACACCTGTAAATTCTCATTCTAGTTCAGCCTCTGACCAACCATGGTTATCAGAAGAATTAGACTCAGGGACCAACACTGCTTATGCCAGTG GATTTAATGACAATTTGACGGTTGAGAGTCATGAAATGAAGCTTCATGAGCTTAATACACTTGAATGGGATGACCTCGTGCTTTCAAACGACAACACCTCTACAATAGCCACTAGTG GAAATGTTCAATCCTTTAATCAACAAAACCAAAGTTTTCTGAAAGGGAGCTCTGGCAAT GTAGCAAGCAATTTGGTTCCAGAAATTCATTCTTTCAGTAAGTTAGCTCAGCCAATTGTTGAGAGCAATAGTGTTCCTTACAGTATTCCAGATAGTGTTGATTTTCAGAGGACTTCTCCTATCTCTTTAGCTGGTGTTGATTCCTCGAACACTTTGGTAAATCCAAGCTTGCAAAGTCAGGACAGCTTTGGAATGTGGATAAACAATATGATATCTGATTCGCCACCTTGTTCTGTTGAGTCAGCTCTTGAATCCTCAATTTCTTCGTCGGTTCAGGGGCAATATTCATCACTGGTGGCTGGTAATCAGCTATCTTCTCTGCCTGAACAAGTATTTACTATCACTGATGTGTCCCCGACATGGGCTTCTTCCACCGAGAAAACTAAG ATCCTTGTAACTGGTTTATTTCATAATGACTATCAACACCTTGCAAAGTCCAATCTATATTGTGTCTGCAGTGATGCAAGTATTCCTGTAGAAACTGTTCAGCTTGGAGTCTACCGATGCTGGGTATCACCGCATTCTCCTGGATTTGTGAATCTCTACTTGAGCTTTGATGGCCGTAAACCAATTAGTCAAGTTGTTAACTTTGAGTATCGGACACCACTATTGCACAATCCTACTGCTTTTATGGAACAGAAATACGACTGGGAAGAATTTCGACTTCAAATTAGGCTTACTAATTTGCTTTTTGATACAAAAAAGAGCCTTGATATTTTCTCTAGTAAAGTGTCACCCAAGTCGCTGAAAGAGGCTAGGAAATTTGCCTTTAAAACATCTTTTATTTCTAAAAGCTGGCAATACCTGATGAAATCAACTGAGGAAAATACAATTCCATTTCCACAAGCAAAAGATGACTTGTTTCAAATTGCTTTGAAAAACAGATTAAAGGAATGGCTTTTGGAACGAATCAGCTTAGGTGTTAAGACTACTGAACATGATAAACAAGGGCAAGGAGTAATTCATTTGTGTGCAATTCTGGGATATACTTGGGctgtttctttattttcatgGTCCGGCTTGTCTCTTGATTTCCGTGACAAATTTGGATGGACAGCTCTACACTGGGCAGCATATTATGGAAG GGAGAAAATGGTTGGAACTCTTTTGTCTTTTGGGGCAAAGCCAAATTTGGTCACAGATCCAACTCCCCAAAATCCTGGTGGATGTACTGCTGCTGATCTTGCTTATATTAAGGGCTATGATGGGTTAGCGGCTTATCTTTCAGAAAAGTCTCTGGTCGAGCAAGTCAATGACATGAACCTAGCCGGAAATATCAGTGGCCCACTGGAAACCACCACAGTGGATATAGGAAACACTGAGAACCTTACCGAGGACCAACTCTATCTCAAGGAGACACTGGCATCTTACCGCACTGCAGCTGAGGCAGCAGCACGGATACAATCTGCATTTAGGGAGCACTCTCTAAAATTGCGAtctatgaaaattgaatctttaagTCCAGAGGATCAAGAACGCCAAATAGTGGCAGCAATGAAGATCCAGCATGCTTTCCGCAACTATGAGACAAGGAAAACGATGGCAGCCGCTGCTCGAATCCAATATAGATACCGTACATTTAAGTTGAGAAGAGAATTTCTCCACATGAAACGCCAGGTTATTAGAATTCAG GCTGCTTTCAGGGGATTTCAAGCCAGGAAGCAATATCGCAAAATTATTTGGTCTGTTGGAGTGCTTGAGAAAGTAATCCTGCGTTGGCGTTTGAAGAGAAAAGGTTTCCGTGGTCTCCAGGTCAATCCTGACCAAGAAATGAAAGATGAGACACAGGGAAGCGACATAGAGGAGGACTTCTTTAGGACTAGTAGGAAACAAGCTGAAGAACGTGTTGAGAGGTCTGTCGTGCGTGTACAAGCCATGTTCCGTTCTAAGAAGGCACAAGAAGAGTACAGAAGGATGAAGCTGGCACATAATCAAGCACAG CTGGAGCTTGAATTTGAAGAACTACTGATTTGTGGAGATGACATGATAACGGAGAAGCAGTAA
- the LOC112796351 gene encoding calmodulin-binding transcription activator 5 isoform X3: MMMAQQPSLTGQLVGSEIHGFHTLQDLDVENTMEEAKSRWLRPNEIHAILSNSKYFTIHVKPVNKPKSGRIILFDRKMLRNFRKDGYNWKKKNDGKTVKEAHEHLKVGNEERIHVYYAHGQDNPGLVRRCYWLLDKRLEHIVLVHYRETQESQVSPVTPVNSHSSSASDQPWLSEELDSGTNTAYASGFNDNLTVESHEMKLHELNTLEWDDLVLSNDNTSTIATSGNVQSFNQQNQSFLKGSSGNVASNLVPEIHSFTGVDSSNTLVNPSLQSQDSFGMWINNMISDSPPCSVESALESSISSSVQGQYSSLVAGNQLSSLPEQVFTITDVSPTWASSTEKTKILVTGLFHNDYQHLAKSNLYCVCSDASIPVETVQLGVYRCWVSPHSPGFVNLYLSFDGRKPISQVVNFEYRTPLLHNPTAFMEQKYDWEEFRLQIRLTNLLFDTKKSLDIFSSKVSPKSLKEARKFAFKTSFISKSWQYLMKSTEENTIPFPQAKDDLFQIALKNRLKEWLLERISLGVKTTEHDKQGQGVIHLCAILGYTWAVSLFSWSGLSLDFRDKFGWTALHWAAYYGREKMVGTLLSFGAKPNLVTDPTPQNPGGCTAADLAYIKGYDGLAAYLSEKSLVEQVNDMNLAGNISGPLETTTVDIGNTENLTEDQLYLKETLASYRTAAEAAARIQSAFREHSLKLRSMKIESLSPEDQERQIVAAMKIQHAFRNYETRKTMAAAARIQYRYRTFKLRREFLHMKRQVIRIQAAFRGFQARKQYRKIIWSVGVLEKVILRWRLKRKGFRGLQVNPDQEMKDETQGSDIEEDFFRTSRKQAEERVERSVVRVQAMFRSKKAQEEYRRMKLAHNQAQLELEFEELLICGDDMITEKQ; this comes from the exons ATGATGATGGCGCAGCAACCAAGCTTAACGGGTCAACTTGTGGGTTCAGAGATACATGGCTTCCACACATTGCAAG ACCTGGATGTTGAAAACACCATGGAGGAAGCAAAGAGCAGATGGCTTCGTCCCAATGAGATTCATGCTATACTCTCAAATTCCAAATATTTCACTATCCATGTCAAGCCAGTGAATAAGCCCAAAA GTGGTCGTATTATATTATTTGACCGCAAAATGCTTAGGAACTTTCGAAAAGATGGGTACAActggaagaagaaaaatgatGGGAAAACAGTTAAAGAAGCACATGAGCACTTAAAA GTTGGTAACGAAGAAAGGATACACGTATATTATGCACATGGCCAAGATAACCCAGGACTTGTTCGTAGATGTTATTGGTTGCTTGATAA gAGGCTGGAGCACATAGTCCTTGTTCATTACCGTGAAACACAAGAG TCACAAGTTTCTCCTGTCACACCTGTAAATTCTCATTCTAGTTCAGCCTCTGACCAACCATGGTTATCAGAAGAATTAGACTCAGGGACCAACACTGCTTATGCCAGTG GATTTAATGACAATTTGACGGTTGAGAGTCATGAAATGAAGCTTCATGAGCTTAATACACTTGAATGGGATGACCTCGTGCTTTCAAACGACAACACCTCTACAATAGCCACTAGTG GAAATGTTCAATCCTTTAATCAACAAAACCAAAGTTTTCTGAAAGGGAGCTCTGGCAAT GTAGCAAGCAATTTGGTTCCAGAAATTCATTCTTTCA CTGGTGTTGATTCCTCGAACACTTTGGTAAATCCAAGCTTGCAAAGTCAGGACAGCTTTGGAATGTGGATAAACAATATGATATCTGATTCGCCACCTTGTTCTGTTGAGTCAGCTCTTGAATCCTCAATTTCTTCGTCGGTTCAGGGGCAATATTCATCACTGGTGGCTGGTAATCAGCTATCTTCTCTGCCTGAACAAGTATTTACTATCACTGATGTGTCCCCGACATGGGCTTCTTCCACCGAGAAAACTAAG ATCCTTGTAACTGGTTTATTTCATAATGACTATCAACACCTTGCAAAGTCCAATCTATATTGTGTCTGCAGTGATGCAAGTATTCCTGTAGAAACTGTTCAGCTTGGAGTCTACCGATGCTGGGTATCACCGCATTCTCCTGGATTTGTGAATCTCTACTTGAGCTTTGATGGCCGTAAACCAATTAGTCAAGTTGTTAACTTTGAGTATCGGACACCACTATTGCACAATCCTACTGCTTTTATGGAACAGAAATACGACTGGGAAGAATTTCGACTTCAAATTAGGCTTACTAATTTGCTTTTTGATACAAAAAAGAGCCTTGATATTTTCTCTAGTAAAGTGTCACCCAAGTCGCTGAAAGAGGCTAGGAAATTTGCCTTTAAAACATCTTTTATTTCTAAAAGCTGGCAATACCTGATGAAATCAACTGAGGAAAATACAATTCCATTTCCACAAGCAAAAGATGACTTGTTTCAAATTGCTTTGAAAAACAGATTAAAGGAATGGCTTTTGGAACGAATCAGCTTAGGTGTTAAGACTACTGAACATGATAAACAAGGGCAAGGAGTAATTCATTTGTGTGCAATTCTGGGATATACTTGGGctgtttctttattttcatgGTCCGGCTTGTCTCTTGATTTCCGTGACAAATTTGGATGGACAGCTCTACACTGGGCAGCATATTATGGAAG GGAGAAAATGGTTGGAACTCTTTTGTCTTTTGGGGCAAAGCCAAATTTGGTCACAGATCCAACTCCCCAAAATCCTGGTGGATGTACTGCTGCTGATCTTGCTTATATTAAGGGCTATGATGGGTTAGCGGCTTATCTTTCAGAAAAGTCTCTGGTCGAGCAAGTCAATGACATGAACCTAGCCGGAAATATCAGTGGCCCACTGGAAACCACCACAGTGGATATAGGAAACACTGAGAACCTTACCGAGGACCAACTCTATCTCAAGGAGACACTGGCATCTTACCGCACTGCAGCTGAGGCAGCAGCACGGATACAATCTGCATTTAGGGAGCACTCTCTAAAATTGCGAtctatgaaaattgaatctttaagTCCAGAGGATCAAGAACGCCAAATAGTGGCAGCAATGAAGATCCAGCATGCTTTCCGCAACTATGAGACAAGGAAAACGATGGCAGCCGCTGCTCGAATCCAATATAGATACCGTACATTTAAGTTGAGAAGAGAATTTCTCCACATGAAACGCCAGGTTATTAGAATTCAG GCTGCTTTCAGGGGATTTCAAGCCAGGAAGCAATATCGCAAAATTATTTGGTCTGTTGGAGTGCTTGAGAAAGTAATCCTGCGTTGGCGTTTGAAGAGAAAAGGTTTCCGTGGTCTCCAGGTCAATCCTGACCAAGAAATGAAAGATGAGACACAGGGAAGCGACATAGAGGAGGACTTCTTTAGGACTAGTAGGAAACAAGCTGAAGAACGTGTTGAGAGGTCTGTCGTGCGTGTACAAGCCATGTTCCGTTCTAAGAAGGCACAAGAAGAGTACAGAAGGATGAAGCTGGCACATAATCAAGCACAG CTGGAGCTTGAATTTGAAGAACTACTGATTTGTGGAGATGACATGATAACGGAGAAGCAGTAA